From bacterium, one genomic window encodes:
- a CDS encoding amino acid permease, which yields MSLRKELNLFDVFCIATGAMVSSGIFILPGIAHARAGPGVILSYLGAGILAGVGMLNAAELATAMPRAGGDYFFITRSLGPVIGSISGLINWFTLSLKSAFALVGMAAFARLFISIDPRITGILLCFLFVMINLAGTRHAGRAQVALVTALIVLMLVYIITGFPSVKSSHLLPIFPYGFHRTLATAGFVFVAYGGLIQISGLAEEIKRPKKNIPLGMFMALAVVTVLYTLMVLITTGVLPSETLDHSLTPITDAASQFMGAWGTRLLGAAAVLAFISTANAGIMAASRYLLALSRDDLLPRPLGRVGGRTGAPVLSTIVTGVFISAALFLKLDILVEAASLILILGFILSCVCVIILRESRVQNYRPSFRAPLYPVPQLLGILGFVLLVFELGIEAYLISAVLFLVGLGSYWAFGRKRVQRDYALLHLLQRITSRKLVTGSLERELKEIVRERDNLVTDRFDRIVSACPVVDLDDPLEREDCFALIARTVADRVGVPAESLKQMLEERERVTSTVLTPFVAIPHMVIPGEKRFEILLLRARSGVDFGPGARNVRAVFVLLGTLEQRNFHLRALAAIAQLIHESDFPDRWLAAADEEGIRDVVLLGRRLRLAGETRAKPDDGAGSH from the coding sequence GCATATTCATACTGCCGGGGATCGCCCACGCCCGGGCCGGACCCGGGGTTATCCTCTCTTACCTGGGGGCCGGCATTCTGGCTGGCGTGGGTATGCTCAACGCGGCCGAGCTAGCCACGGCAATGCCCCGAGCGGGCGGAGACTACTTTTTCATAACCCGATCTCTGGGACCCGTTATCGGGTCCATCTCCGGGCTCATCAACTGGTTCACCCTCTCTCTGAAAAGTGCATTTGCACTGGTGGGGATGGCGGCATTCGCCAGGCTGTTCATCTCCATCGATCCCCGTATCACCGGCATCCTGCTCTGTTTCCTCTTCGTCATGATCAATCTGGCCGGGACAAGGCACGCCGGGCGGGCTCAGGTCGCCCTCGTCACCGCACTCATCGTTCTGATGCTCGTGTATATCATTACCGGTTTCCCCAGCGTGAAATCCTCCCACCTGCTCCCGATTTTCCCCTACGGCTTCCACCGCACGCTGGCAACGGCCGGCTTCGTTTTCGTCGCCTACGGTGGCCTGATCCAGATCTCGGGTCTCGCGGAAGAGATTAAGCGACCGAAAAAGAACATACCCCTGGGTATGTTCATGGCTCTGGCGGTGGTAACCGTCCTCTATACCCTTATGGTCCTGATTACCACCGGTGTCCTGCCCTCAGAAACTCTCGACCATTCGTTGACTCCGATCACCGACGCGGCTTCGCAATTCATGGGGGCCTGGGGGACCCGCCTGCTCGGGGCGGCCGCCGTGCTGGCTTTCATTTCGACTGCCAACGCCGGGATAATGGCCGCTTCACGCTACCTGCTGGCACTCAGCCGTGACGACCTTCTTCCCCGGCCCCTGGGCAGGGTGGGCGGAAGGACCGGCGCACCGGTGCTTTCGACCATCGTCACCGGCGTGTTCATATCGGCAGCCCTGTTCTTAAAGCTGGACATACTCGTAGAGGCGGCATCGCTGATCCTCATTCTCGGCTTCATTCTCTCCTGCGTCTGCGTGATCATACTGAGGGAAAGCCGCGTCCAGAATTACCGCCCGAGTTTCCGGGCGCCTTTGTATCCGGTTCCCCAGCTTTTGGGGATACTCGGCTTCGTTCTCCTCGTTTTCGAACTCGGCATTGAGGCTTACCTGATCAGCGCCGTTCTTTTCCTGGTCGGCCTGGGGAGTTACTGGGCTTTCGGCCGGAAACGTGTCCAGAGAGATTACGCGCTCCTTCATCTTCTTCAGAGGATAACCTCCCGCAAGCTCGTGACCGGCAGCCTGGAAAGAGAGTTGAAAGAGATCGTCCGCGAACGGGACAATCTCGTTACGGACCGCTTCGATCGAATTGTTTCCGCTTGCCCCGTGGTTGACCTTGATGATCCCCTCGAAAGGGAAGATTGTTTCGCCCTCATAGCCCGAACCGTGGCCGATCGGGTAGGCGTTCCCGCCGAGTCGCTGAAACAGATGCTTGAGGAACGCGAGCGGGTGACCTCCACGGTGCTGACGCCCTTCGTCGCCATCCCGCATATGGTTATCCCGGGCGAAAAGCGCTTCGAGATCCTACTGCTTCGGGCAAGGAGTGGGGTTGACTTCGGGCCGGGCGCACGGAACGTGAGGGCGGTTTTCGTCCTCCTCGGCACCTTGGAACAGCGGAATTTCCATCTCCGGGCTCTTGCCGCCATAGCGCAGCTTATCCATGAGTCCGACTTCCCCGACCGCTGGCTCGCGGCAGCGGACGAAGAGGGGATAAGGGACGTTGTCCTTTTGGGCCGTCGGCTCCGCCTGGCGGGGGAAACCCGGGCGAAGCCCGATGACGGGGCGGGTTCTCATTGA
- a CDS encoding aldehyde dehydrogenase family protein, whose protein sequence is MKKSIPEIVAGQRACFQGGFTRSPAWRKAALAKLKSALGRNEKKLLAALRKDLGKAAVEAYTSEVGFVLAEIDYALRHLGAWSRSRKPMPPLLWFPSETRIVPEPKGVVLIIGPWNYPVALCLSPLVGALAAGCTAVVKPSEVASESSRAIAEVIGETFGDDSIAVVEGGAAAAGLLLEEEFDHIFYTGGPRVGKIVMAKAAEHLTPVTLELGGKNPCIVDREVDCSVAARRIAWGKFFNAGQTCVAPDYLLVPAELKDPMIENLKKAIVEFYGPDPRHSPDYARIINERHLSRLLSLLEEGDIVVGGGADRENRYLAPTVIDNVNWDNRIMGEEIFGPILPVIGYGDLAEATGAVNARPAPLALYFFSRNRERQRMVIRETRSGGACINDTIIQILPRRLPFGGIGPSGMGSYHGRATFDTFTHYRSVVTRSFRFDVPLRYPPYRTSLDQVKKFFRFLS, encoded by the coding sequence GTGAAAAAATCCATCCCCGAGATCGTCGCCGGGCAGAGGGCCTGCTTTCAGGGTGGTTTTACCCGGAGTCCGGCCTGGAGAAAAGCAGCGCTGGCAAAACTGAAATCGGCCCTCGGTAGAAACGAAAAAAAACTCCTCGCGGCCCTTAGGAAGGACTTGGGAAAAGCCGCGGTGGAGGCCTATACGAGCGAGGTGGGGTTCGTCCTCGCCGAGATCGACTACGCCCTCAGGCATCTCGGGGCGTGGTCCCGGTCCCGGAAGCCGATGCCACCTCTTCTCTGGTTCCCGTCCGAAACCCGGATCGTCCCGGAACCGAAAGGGGTGGTGTTGATCATCGGCCCCTGGAACTACCCGGTGGCTCTGTGCCTCTCCCCCCTGGTCGGGGCGTTGGCGGCCGGGTGCACGGCGGTCGTGAAACCGTCCGAGGTAGCCTCGGAAAGTTCCCGCGCGATCGCCGAAGTCATAGGGGAAACCTTCGGGGATGACTCGATAGCGGTAGTGGAGGGAGGCGCGGCCGCGGCTGGGCTTCTCCTGGAGGAGGAGTTCGACCATATCTTTTACACCGGCGGCCCGCGGGTCGGAAAAATCGTCATGGCAAAGGCCGCGGAGCATCTCACCCCGGTAACCCTGGAACTGGGAGGAAAAAATCCGTGTATCGTCGACCGTGAGGTCGATTGCAGCGTGGCGGCGCGCCGAATCGCTTGGGGGAAGTTCTTTAACGCGGGCCAGACCTGCGTCGCCCCGGACTACCTGCTCGTCCCCGCCGAGTTGAAAGATCCGATGATAGAAAATCTGAAGAAGGCAATCGTGGAGTTCTACGGCCCCGACCCGCGCCATAGTCCCGATTACGCCCGGATCATCAACGAGCGCCACCTCTCACGACTCCTGTCTCTCCTGGAGGAAGGCGACATCGTGGTCGGCGGCGGTGCCGATCGCGAAAACCGCTACCTTGCCCCGACGGTGATCGATAATGTGAATTGGGATAACCGGATCATGGGAGAGGAAATTTTCGGGCCGATCCTCCCGGTGATCGGGTACGGGGATCTCGCCGAGGCGACCGGAGCCGTGAACGCGCGGCCGGCGCCGTTGGCACTGTACTTCTTCTCCCGCAACAGAGAGAGGCAGCGCATGGTCATTCGTGAAACCCGCTCCGGGGGTGCCTGCATCAACGACACCATCATACAGATTCTGCCTCGTCGCCTGCCCTTCGGCGGTATCGGGCCGAGCGGTATGGGCAGCTACCATGGCAGGGCCACCTTCGACACGTTTACCCACTACCGGAGCGTGGTTACAAGGTCGTTCCGGTTCGATGTTCCCCTCCGATATCCCCCTTACAGGACATCCTTGGATCAGGTGAAGAAGTTCTTCCGATTCCTGAGCTGA
- a CDS encoding integrin alpha, with the protein MRHKANQVMIGVYAVALLMLSGGGTIFACIEDFESVSSNLSAADLDLSGENWGDLSGYSVAAAGDVNGDGYADILISALNNNSGGHDAGATYLLLGSPGLLASGSVSLADADYVFIGENEDDLSGVTVAGAGDVDGDGLDDILVGAYGNSDAGLSAGKAYLLLGASIPAMPVDSDGQISLSDSDYAFVGENSGDTAGAAVAGAGDVDGDGLDDILIGAPENGDAGASAGKVYLVLAAHLSAMTADADGNIGLSGSDYAFVGENEDDSVGWAVAGVGDVDGDGLGDILFGASGNDDAALDAGKSYLVLGASLASLVADTDGNIGLSQADYGFVGEAASDWSGYSLSGAGDVDGDGLDDILIGAFASDFLTGKAYLILAGGLSALTEDADGNIGLSQADYRLVGDGAQEFAGYSVSGAGDVDGDGLDDILIGCPSFNDIALRAGRACLFLGSSLATITPDIYGNIFLAHADYFFNGEAASDYAGFSVSGAGDVDGDGWDEVLIGAPYNAGTGSLAGRTYMLSTCGDYFPTAAVYVDADLGTSAGPGGSEAPFDTIAAGIDAADDEGISTVYVRAGTYAEVVELREEIELIGVADESGNLPVIEGDGSTQYVVEGAAGAAIRNFFIEDGGIRLDRVEEMTVQGNVVFRSGFDGLCLLLTDESNDNVVKNNLFFRRSVLGFAHVPMNPAAVRVQSSSNSNYFVNNTVHLLCVAGGTSPVRPQNAVGVFLGTGTSDNGFWNNIVWVTSSAAAHEYGFYGQGSSVTAQFAFNKTPANNYGVTLAARNLCGPVPPGFADPMPGGTDYTLKASSICVDAGAASPIFNDSDKTRNDMGAYGGPTPLQY; encoded by the coding sequence ATGAGACATAAAGCAAATCAGGTAATGATCGGGGTCTATGCGGTTGCGTTACTGATGTTGAGCGGCGGCGGGACGATTTTCGCCTGTATCGAGGACTTCGAATCCGTGTCATCGAACCTTTCCGCGGCCGACCTCGATCTTTCCGGGGAGAATTGGGGCGACCTGAGCGGCTACTCGGTGGCCGCCGCCGGAGACGTGAACGGCGACGGCTATGCGGATATCCTCATCAGCGCCCTGAACAATAATTCCGGCGGCCACGATGCCGGCGCCACCTATCTTTTACTCGGCTCGCCCGGGCTGCTTGCCTCCGGGAGCGTAAGTCTGGCCGATGCCGATTATGTTTTCATCGGCGAAAACGAGGACGACCTGAGCGGAGTGACGGTGGCCGGCGCGGGCGATGTCGACGGCGACGGCCTGGACGACATCCTCGTCGGCGCCTACGGCAACAGCGATGCCGGGTTGTCGGCGGGGAAAGCCTACCTCCTGCTCGGGGCCAGCATCCCGGCCATGCCGGTCGACTCCGACGGGCAGATCAGCCTTTCCGACAGCGACTATGCGTTTGTGGGGGAGAATTCCGGCGATACCGCCGGCGCCGCCGTTGCCGGGGCCGGGGACGTCGACGGCGACGGCCTCGACGACATCCTCATCGGCGCTCCCGAAAACGGCGATGCCGGAGCTTCCGCGGGGAAGGTATATCTCGTTCTCGCCGCGCACCTTTCCGCGATGACGGCCGATGCGGACGGGAACATCGGGCTCTCCGGCAGCGATTACGCTTTCGTGGGCGAAAACGAGGACGATTCCGTCGGTTGGGCCGTTGCGGGCGTCGGCGATGTCGACGGCGACGGTCTGGGCGATATCCTGTTCGGGGCGTCCGGGAACGACGATGCCGCCCTGGACGCGGGTAAAAGTTATCTTGTCCTCGGCGCGAGCCTCGCTTCGCTGGTTGCGGATACGGACGGAAACATCGGGCTCTCTCAGGCCGATTACGGCTTTGTCGGAGAAGCCGCCTCCGATTGGAGCGGATACAGCTTGTCGGGCGCGGGCGATGTCGACGGCGACGGCCTCGACGATATCCTCATCGGAGCGTTCGCCAGCGACTTCCTGACCGGCAAGGCATACCTGATCCTGGCGGGGGGTCTGTCGGCCCTGACGGAGGACGCCGACGGGAATATCGGCCTCTCTCAGGCCGATTACCGTCTTGTCGGCGACGGCGCGCAGGAGTTCGCCGGGTATTCCGTTTCCGGCGCCGGGGACGTCGACGGCGACGGCTTGGACGATATCCTGATCGGTTGTCCCAGCTTCAACGATATCGCCCTGCGCGCCGGCCGGGCCTGCCTTTTTCTCGGGTCCAGCCTGGCTACCATAACTCCCGACATCTACGGCAATATCTTCCTCGCTCACGCCGATTATTTTTTCAACGGAGAGGCCGCTTCCGATTACGCCGGATTCTCGGTATCCGGAGCCGGCGATGTCGATGGCGACGGCTGGGACGAGGTTTTGATCGGGGCGCCCTATAATGCCGGCACCGGGTCCTTGGCGGGGAGAACCTACATGCTGTCCACCTGTGGAGATTACTTCCCGACGGCGGCGGTCTACGTCGACGCCGACCTTGGTACGTCCGCCGGCCCGGGAGGGAGCGAGGCTCCTTTCGACACCATCGCCGCCGGTATCGACGCCGCGGACGACGAGGGCATTTCCACCGTCTATGTCCGGGCCGGGACCTATGCCGAAGTGGTCGAACTCCGGGAAGAGATCGAACTGATCGGCGTCGCCGATGAGAGCGGGAACCTGCCTGTGATCGAGGGCGACGGGTCGACTCAGTACGTGGTCGAAGGCGCCGCCGGGGCCGCTATCCGCAACTTTTTCATCGAGGATGGGGGGATCCGGCTCGACCGGGTCGAAGAGATGACGGTGCAGGGGAACGTGGTTTTCCGCTCCGGGTTCGACGGGCTCTGTCTCCTTCTCACCGACGAATCCAACGATAACGTCGTTAAAAACAACCTGTTTTTCCGCCGGAGCGTCCTCGGGTTCGCCCACGTGCCCATGAACCCGGCGGCGGTCCGCGTCCAGTCGAGCAGCAACAGCAACTATTTCGTCAACAACACCGTTCACCTCCTCTGTGTCGCCGGCGGCACGTCGCCGGTGAGGCCCCAGAACGCCGTCGGAGTTTTTCTGGGGACGGGCACTTCCGACAACGGGTTCTGGAACAACATCGTCTGGGTCACTTCTTCGGCCGCCGCCCACGAGTACGGCTTTTACGGTCAGGGTTCGTCGGTGACGGCGCAGTTCGCTTTCAACAAGACCCCTGCGAACAATTACGGGGTGACTCTCGCCGCCCGCAACCTGTGCGGGCCGGTTCCTCCCGGCTTCGCCGACCCCATGCCCGGGGGGACGGACTACACCCTCAAGGCATCCTCCATCTGCGTCGATGCCGGGGCCGCCAGCCCTATCTTCAACGACAGCGACAAAACCCGCAACGACATGGGGGCCTACGGGGGCCCGACTCCGCTTCAGTATTGA
- a CDS encoding tail fiber domain-containing protein: MQRAEFSVKRVIGLAVASFVGIVTVVTGADFNGDGKDDVAVYKESGGQGIWCVKNISRVYFGDQGDIPVPGDYYGDSKAEYVLFRPSTGQWISRDASGNVRRIYYGNDMDIPLGDSGMKQSTHFFYDPHTHSFRAGEAPEGVSKDQNSGRQVQSLGSYAVAMGRNTVASGTASTAMGDSTTASGNFSTAIGGPYTTAAGDSSIAMGNNTIAGGIVSTAMGEGTTANGENSTAMGSGTTASGNTSTAMGLWTTAGGTASTAMGVAIEVSGDYSFGFGGDPESQGVDISDDHVFVIHGANVGMGNTGPDYLLEMEESGGGYYSASDHQWHNGSSKDIKQDIVPSDIDVSKVLESVKIVKYRYKTEAAKDENAPYHIGFIGEETTPLLSGKDQNSMATGDCIGLLLAAVKEQQETIETLNARLELLEKKLVELEIRD; encoded by the coding sequence ATGCAACGTGCTGAATTTTCAGTGAAGAGAGTCATCGGATTGGCGGTGGCTTCATTTGTCGGAATAGTAACCGTGGTTACCGGTGCCGATTTCAACGGGGACGGGAAGGATGATGTAGCCGTCTATAAGGAGAGTGGAGGCCAGGGGATATGGTGTGTGAAGAACATCTCTAGGGTATATTTCGGGGATCAGGGCGATATACCGGTTCCCGGTGATTATTATGGAGACAGTAAGGCAGAGTATGTTCTGTTTCGCCCCAGCACCGGCCAGTGGATTTCCCGTGATGCGAGTGGGAATGTACGAAGGATTTATTACGGGAATGATATGGATATACCTCTGGGAGATTCCGGTATGAAACAGAGCACCCACTTTTTCTACGACCCGCATACACACTCCTTCCGGGCTGGGGAGGCCCCCGAAGGGGTGAGCAAAGACCAGAATTCTGGAAGGCAAGTTCAGAGTCTTGGTTCGTATGCTGTAGCGATGGGACGTAACACCGTTGCCAGCGGAACTGCCTCAACCGCGATGGGAGATAGCACGACTGCCAGCGGTAATTTCTCGACCGCGATAGGTGGGCCTTACACCACTGCCGCCGGTGACAGTTCAATCGCGATGGGAAATAACACGATTGCCGGAGGCATAGTCTCAACTGCGATGGGAGAGGGTACGACAGCCAACGGAGAAAACTCAACCGCGATGGGAAGTGGTACGACAGCCAGCGGTAATACCTCAACCGCGATGGGACTTTGGACGACTGCCGGCGGAACTGCTTCAACCGCAATGGGGGTAGCCATTGAAGTTAGCGGTGATTACTCATTTGGATTTGGAGGTGACCCCGAAAGCCAGGGTGTAGATATTTCCGACGACCACGTCTTTGTCATTCACGGGGCTAATGTTGGTATGGGTAATACCGGCCCTGATTATCTCCTCGAGATGGAAGAAAGCGGAGGGGGTTACTACAGCGCCTCCGACCACCAGTGGCACAACGGTTCGAGCAAGGATATCAAGCAGGATATTGTCCCGAGCGACATTGATGTTTCAAAGGTTCTGGAAAGTGTGAAAATCGTCAAGTACCGCTATAAGACCGAAGCGGCTAAAGACGAGAACGCTCCCTACCACATCGGCTTCATCGGTGAGGAGACAACACCTCTTCTTTCGGGCAAGGACCAGAACAGCATGGCGACGGGAGACTGCATCGGCCTGTTACTGGCGGCGGTCAAGGAACAGCAGGAAACAATTGAAACCCTGAACGCCCGACTCGAGCTCCTGGAGAAAAAGTTGGTGGAATTAGAGATACGTGACTAG
- a CDS encoding DUF47 family protein: protein MNLPSVLPRRRIDFFQNLVEHSRMVHEAYRNLTRFMRENGERGELAEEILHAERAADELRRILIDQLNRTLITPIDREDIFCLSREIDNVLDAAKSTVEEMRIFQVEPVPELVLMAEIMERGTLELYEAFQSLKRYPGVAREHAINAKRTENHMHHIYLEATAKLFNATDLPAGYIFKMREIFRHLKRSSDICDEAANLLLDIIVKLE, encoded by the coding sequence ATGAACCTGCCTTCGGTTTTGCCCAGACGACGCATTGATTTTTTCCAAAATCTCGTCGAACACTCGCGGATGGTGCATGAAGCCTATCGGAACCTCACCCGGTTTATGCGCGAGAACGGAGAACGCGGGGAACTGGCAGAGGAGATACTTCACGCCGAGCGGGCAGCCGATGAACTTCGTCGGATTCTGATAGACCAGCTGAACCGCACCCTGATCACGCCGATCGACCGTGAAGACATCTTCTGCCTTTCCCGGGAGATAGACAACGTCCTCGATGCCGCCAAAAGCACCGTCGAGGAGATGCGGATCTTTCAGGTCGAACCGGTCCCCGAACTCGTTTTGATGGCCGAAATCATGGAACGGGGGACCCTCGAGCTCTACGAGGCGTTCCAAAGCCTTAAGCGCTACCCGGGAGTGGCCCGCGAGCACGCCATCAACGCCAAGCGGACGGAAAACCATATGCATCATATTTACCTGGAAGCGACCGCCAAACTTTTCAACGCCACCGATCTCCCGGCAGGTTACATCTTCAAGATGCGAGAAATCTTCCGGCACCTGAAGCGCTCATCGGATATCTGCGACGAAGCGGCGAACCTGCTCCTGGATATCATCGTCAAGCTGGAGTAA
- a CDS encoding inorganic phosphate transporter yields MSYLLIVAIGAVLVFAVTNGMKDGANVFATTVASGALPRSVAIVIVAIAELAGPYLLGTRVAATVSQNIIDPTVIHGGDGTIIMLLSGILGALAWNGLSWYLKLPTSSSLTLVGGLIGPALYRYGLVAVPWGVFSIKIVLVMFLSPVAGLLAGYLICLLFRFLLKGASPRANRPIRKAHFATLIFLGMNHGTNDSQKAMGVIALLLFVAGRNHAIAVPFWVKTACVLALTTGIVTGGTKIIKTVGYGIFKVRPLQSLEAQLGAAGLLLGSNLAGVPVSTTQIISSGIMGVGTGIRAKGVRWNLARTIVWSWILTLPLAGLMGVLIYMLLRSLL; encoded by the coding sequence ATGTCATATCTCCTGATAGTTGCCATCGGCGCCGTGCTGGTTTTTGCCGTCACCAACGGGATGAAAGATGGGGCCAATGTCTTTGCCACCACCGTGGCTTCGGGGGCCCTGCCCCGCTCGGTGGCAATCGTTATCGTGGCCATCGCCGAGCTGGCCGGGCCCTACCTTTTAGGAACCAGAGTGGCGGCCACCGTCTCGCAAAATATCATCGACCCCACAGTTATTCACGGAGGAGACGGGACCATAATCATGCTCCTGAGCGGCATCCTGGGCGCCTTAGCTTGGAACGGCCTGTCCTGGTATCTGAAGCTTCCCACCAGTTCCTCGCTGACCTTGGTCGGAGGATTGATTGGACCGGCGCTCTATCGATATGGACTGGTAGCCGTTCCCTGGGGGGTGTTCAGCATCAAGATCGTTCTCGTAATGTTTCTTTCGCCGGTGGCCGGGCTGCTCGCGGGCTATCTCATCTGCCTGTTGTTCCGATTCCTTTTGAAAGGGGCATCGCCTCGCGCCAACCGCCCCATTCGCAAGGCCCATTTCGCCACCCTGATATTTCTGGGGATGAACCATGGGACCAATGACAGTCAAAAGGCCATGGGCGTCATCGCCCTGCTCCTGTTCGTCGCCGGCCGGAACCATGCTATAGCAGTCCCCTTCTGGGTAAAAACCGCCTGTGTCTTGGCCTTGACCACGGGAATCGTGACCGGGGGGACCAAGATAATCAAAACAGTGGGGTATGGGATTTTCAAAGTCCGCCCTCTCCAGTCCCTGGAGGCCCAACTCGGCGCCGCCGGCCTTCTGCTGGGCAGCAATCTGGCGGGAGTACCAGTGAGCACAACTCAGATCATCAGTTCCGGCATTATGGGCGTGGGAACGGGGATCCGGGCGAAAGGAGTGCGCTGGAATCTGGCCCGAACCATTGTCTGGAGTTGGATTCTCACGCTGCCTTTAGCCGGATTGATGGGTGTACTTATCTATATGCTTCTTCGTTCACTGCTTTAA
- a CDS encoding inorganic phosphate transporter: MLSNFLFSQAGYKVFGGLYLGWGIGANNAANIFSTAVATNVLKYRTAVILIAIFVVLGATVEGPNLFLAESTKFSQESTSTLALVATLSAALTITVITYLSIPTSTSQAAIGAFMGIAIAASGMESVDWAKFLKMLICWLLHPMIGLVLAFVFLKILRYPLVVWIKKTTVRASLYKVLFFIFGCYGAYALGANNVVVTTVAYYNIGMFGAVGSKHAAWWAATLGGISIAVGALTYGAKVMVTIGKKITPLDSFSALVVVLVHSLTLHFFTQLNIPVSSSHAVVGAVIGVGLFKGSKMINRKTIVKIFIGWIATPLIAGFCAWSVAGLIR; this comes from the coding sequence ATGTTGAGCAACTTTTTATTCTCTCAGGCGGGATATAAGGTTTTCGGAGGGCTTTACCTGGGTTGGGGGATCGGGGCCAACAACGCCGCCAACATCTTCAGTACGGCGGTAGCTACGAACGTACTCAAATATCGCACCGCGGTAATCCTTATTGCGATATTCGTAGTTCTGGGAGCGACGGTGGAGGGGCCCAACTTATTTTTGGCCGAGAGCACGAAGTTCTCCCAGGAAAGCACCTCGACTCTGGCACTGGTGGCGACGCTCTCGGCCGCTCTCACCATCACGGTTATTACGTACCTTTCTATCCCCACCTCGACATCGCAGGCGGCGATCGGGGCATTTATGGGAATAGCCATTGCCGCCAGCGGGATGGAGTCGGTGGATTGGGCCAAATTTCTCAAAATGCTGATTTGCTGGCTGCTGCATCCGATGATAGGACTGGTGTTGGCCTTTGTCTTTTTGAAGATCTTGAGATACCCGCTGGTTGTCTGGATCAAAAAAACGACGGTTCGAGCCAGTCTCTATAAGGTCCTCTTCTTCATTTTCGGATGTTATGGCGCCTATGCGCTGGGAGCCAACAACGTGGTAGTTACCACGGTTGCCTACTACAACATAGGGATGTTCGGAGCGGTGGGGAGCAAGCACGCCGCTTGGTGGGCGGCAACCTTGGGCGGAATCAGCATAGCCGTGGGTGCTCTCACCTATGGGGCCAAGGTGATGGTGACGATCGGGAAGAAGATAACGCCGTTGGACTCCTTCTCCGCCTTAGTGGTGGTCTTGGTTCATTCCCTGACCCTGCATTTTTTCACCCAGCTCAATATCCCGGTTTCCTCTTCTCATGCGGTGGTCGGGGCCGTCATCGGGGTGGGGCTTTTCAAAGGCAGCAAGATGATCAACCGTAAAACCATCGTGAAAATATTCATAGGTTGGATAGCCACCCCTCTGATAGCGGGTTTCTGCGCCTGGAGCGTGGCCGGACTCATCCGTTAG